Genomic window (Zingiber officinale cultivar Zhangliang chromosome 2B, Zo_v1.1, whole genome shotgun sequence):
tttatttaattaaaaataatttttctcttctcaatttacaatggccggtcatatacaaatctccaagcaaataaaattttaaacacaaattaaaacttccttatttgcttccggaaatttataaaaattttccaataatttttatcccttcatgattggttaataaaaaagaaattttataaattaaaatctttcttttaaacatgtggataattttccaaaaagaaaagttatctctaaaaattaaaatctcttttcaatctacaaataaggaaagatatcaaatcttttcttaatcttttgtagaaactaataaaagagaatttttaatttttaaactttcttttaaatcatgaacatgattaaaaaggaaagtttttaccaaaattaaaatcaaccttttaatctacaaataaggaaagagatttagctcttctcttaatcttttgtagaatcttataaaaggaaaaatttaaatttttaagctctcttttaaataatgttatccacataagaaaaattttaaaaaataaaaatccttttattttaatttgggccggtcacaccaagcttaaacccaagctagggtcggccaccttgaagcacccatgaaccaaactttgtccggccctagcttggtctccaagctagcttggccggcccctatgggatgggtaagaaggtgggtataggtgggtatagtactatataattaagaggctacgatagggactgagaggagtaattgattttggtctcccgataaaattaagcatcccgtgttcgccccgaacacacaacttaattttatcaataataattcattccactagagaactattattgaactaccgcaccaatcccaaattacattttgggctccttattatgagtgtgttagtctccctgtgtttaagatgtcaaatgtccactaattaagtgagttactgacaactcatttaattaatatcttagtccaagagtagtaccactcaacctcatcgtcatgtcggactaagtccacctgcagggtttaacatgacaatccttatgagctcctcttggggacattctcaacctagattactaggacacagtttcattctataatcaacaacacacactataagtgatatcatttcccaacttatcgggcttattgatttatcgaactaaatctcacccattgataaattaaagaaataaatatcaaatatatgtgattgttattatattaggattaaaagcacacacttccataataactgaggtctttgttcctttataaagtcagtataaaagaaacgacctctaatggtcctactcaatacactctaagtgtactagtgtaattatatagttaagataaactaatacctaattacactaagaccttccaatggtttgttcctttccatcttggtcgtgagctactgtttataatttataaggtactgataacatgatcctctgtgtgtgacaccacacaccatgttatctacaatataaattatttgaacaactacatttatcataaatgtagaaatttgaccaatgtgattcttatttctagataaatgtttataccaaaagttaggcttttagtatacatcctaacactcgaAACAAtgattcctcaaataaattttaaagaatcggcttcgtactatatgatccaaacacgaaccttgctctgataccactgttgggttcggagCGTAATGGAAGACATATATTGATCATGGAtcttttcgtggtacatatagttttacacaaaagtaacataaaaacatacctcTAGTCCTCGATAGATGTAAATAATATCACAGACAGATAAGACAGATAAGAGctccacgtgtgactcctctagcggtatccacatgcactagatcacgaacttgatatgatacgttaggtgctagcctcttggatcgacaaagtcttggaagcactgccgatctcttccggtggaagaagaagttgacgagggaaACTCAAAGAGAATGAATTCTCACACTTGCATCTTTTCGAGGATGGCTACTTATAacctccaaggaatacgaagggttaaggtctcaattaattcatcatttatgatctccattaattaggaagatgaagagttataggctccataaattcttcatttataaccttcattatgatgactcttcaaattcttcattaattatcattatgatgactcttcgaattctctaTTAATCATCATGTTTATGattattcgaattctctcttctttgtatcaaataaatccatatttgatcttgatctcgactagctcccaataccattgttcatgtatacgtgctatgcgtgcgaccctctatgttttatacacgaaggcagtgtaaatccatacacagactaaggtaaccatctagcaacagtttttagccacccaacgtttgataaaattaatatcagtcataaactgtaaaccactatgaaccgattattgtataattcaatctcttcatctaagcctacatcccaattaattcggtacattatgcatcattaccaaattaattgttttacttgatttccaaaatataatagactcctcttgaatgataaatcattcctcccatggccatggatttcgagtcactaatatctctatcaagtggCCAGAATGTTAattcctaatccaagagagcgatgaatcctttattgactcaacactattctctctacgctttgtcatacacccaacaaccatattaatcacaatccgattaaagactacttttaacggcgtcaaaacacataactccacgcatagagtaaatgaaggtctcaagtcaaaagatcagttacactcgttcataagaggaataactaatgatacttaatatgtggtctcctcttgagcgggtcaTGTCCAATGTACCTTTAAACTCAAGGCACCCTCAAGTACAAGGTCTATCTCGACCTAATCATACTCAACGTTAATCTAGATATATATCCATGTCACCTATAGATATCTGTCTGATCAATGACTATTTTCATattaatatactcattaatctgtgggactttatcattaattataaacgtacaaaaaattaaataattaatgataaatacttacctttattaaataattattcatAAAATATATGAGTATCTTGACACATAAATACACATACTAACAGATAATATATAGATAAGTAAAATATGAAAAGATATTTTACTCTAGCACAGTAATATTTATATGAGAAAGATTAGACACTCAACATTTTATATTCGTTAAAAATTCATGCCAAAATTTATTGAAGCAAAGGACAAGCTCTAATCATTCTCAAGATTAGAAATGTAAAATTAAGCTCTTGTTTGATAACTAATCTCAACTTTACATAGATTTTCATCCAGAAATGTACGGTTTGAATGTtagattaaaatttatatttattaaaaggCAGAGATAATTATCGTCTatctagggatgtaaacgagccgaaccgagccgaacagtatcaggctcgagctcggctcgtttaagttatattcgggcttgagctcggctcgagctcgaatcgagcttttatcacaaggctcgagctcggctcgttttagaattatcaggctcgcgaacagttcgagctcggttcgttattagctcgattatcaaagttaacgagtctaactcgttaagcgagctcggactcgttttcgggctcgtttagagctcgtttttggctcattttagagctcattttaaggttcgttttagagctcgtttttttgactcgtttaaggctcgttttaaggctcgaTTTAAGACTCGTTTTTTTTgactcgcgagcctataaacgaacatgttcccgagctcacgagccgaatatccttaagctcgagctcggctcgataaaactgtcgagctcgaaatcgagctcgagctcggctcgataagataaacgaacgaactcgaacgagttttttaccgaatcgagctccgaatagctcgtgaaccgtttgattcatttacatccctacgtCTATCCACCTCACTACCTTTTTCTCTAGTCCATCACCGTCCGATCTTAAAAAGGTTGGATCCGttaaaaatctttaaatttgGATAAGATTTACTTAATTGTCCAACCACAAATATCAAATAGCAGACAAGGTGTTGTGAAAAGCGCCACAGTCAAATATTGACGCGTCGTCTCCAATTGGACAGTCGTTTCTGTGAATTCAAAACCTCCCACCTACTCATCATTAAAGCCGCTGCTCAACTGCACCGTTTAATGCTCTCTATTATCTTCCGTCTAGAAGACCATCCACCTCCATTCCAGTTTCTGACATTGGGATCACCGGATCATCTTAACCGACCACGCCGGACATGATGTGTGCTAGTAGCAGCTGGCTTCTCCTGCTCCTCCTCCTGTGCGTTGTGGTGGCGGCGGCCGCCGATAATTCGCTGCAGCAGCAGTGCACGGAGAGCACCAGCAGCCTGACCCCCTGCATGGACTATGGCAGCGGCAGCAGCGACCGACCCAACAGCGACTGCTGCGACACCGTGAGGAACATCCGGGGCACAAACCCCGTCTGCCTCTGCTACGCCGTACAGCAGACGCACAACTGCTCCTCCCCCTGGAGCACCTTAGGGCTCAAGGTCGAACGCCTGCTCATGCTGGCCGGTGCTTGCAACCTCGACAACTCCAACGCTAGCAATTGTAACGGTAGTTGTTATTTGTttccttctttttatttttattttaaaaaggaatAGAATCTTAAAGTTTCATTCAACTTTCTCATGGAATTCGAATTCATTCTCCATAATTTTGACATTATTAACTCTTAATTTGCTCACAGCTCTCCTTAATTTATCTCCAACCTCTCCGGATTACTCCATATTCACAAACACTACACAAGGTTTGACCTTCGGACTGCTCTTGCATGATGCATCTCTGTCCTATATATTTACAGTGACTTTATGAACAAAACTTAATTTGTCTTTCATCTATGTTTGGTGCAGCCTCTAATAGCTCTTGCGATGTGTCAGTGTCACCGTCAAAAGCATCGATGCACCAGATCAACATTTGTGTCACTTTTGCAATTGGTTTAGCCATGGCCACCTTCTTATCTTAGGGTTTACCCTAAGGATACTCATTTTGTTAATTCTCTACTGATACTTCAGTGGTTGTGCACAATGAGGAAAACAAAGTGTATCATGTGGCTCTAACTGTATTTTAGTTTTCTGATTCAATATGGATTTGAAGGAATAAGAGAGATGACCGTTTTCACTATATATTACACCCTGTTTGGAATcctatggaattcaattcctatggtaattggaattcaatttcatagtttggaatgaatttttgagatggatttgatatggaattcaattccaattccattCAAAACGTGAATAGTAAATCAGACCTCAAATGGTCAGATTTGGATAGAGATTTACCATGAACAACTAAAATTACTTAATTGTCCttttaatttaaaacatttttttcatCTACCGACTCTCTTGTTTTCTCCTGCCTTTCTCCTGTGCGTCGTTTCTCCTTGTGTCGAAAACTTCTCCTTGTACCGTTTCTCCCGTGCGCCACCTTCTTCATATTGCTGTCTTAACTGTGTAATCCTTTCTCCCTATTCTctaatacttaacttgattattaaatgattaatatGAGGATAAAATGGTAAATGTATAAgaggaattcaattcaattctattATTCACTAATCCATTCCAAACATAGGAATGAAATTCAATTCCTGTCATAATTCAATTtctaatggaattcaattcaattccttcaCTTAAATTGTTTCCAAACAGGGTGTTAGTGAAATAGATAACAATATTAGTGAAGGAAACACCAAAGGATTGAATtgtattttgatgtatgataaaagtTTAAAGTTATGTATTGATAGATCTAATCTGTGTTAAATGTGCAATTGCAAGTCACTTAATAGGAAAGCCTAATTGTTAGTACAATCGTCCTATGATCAAGGTTAATCGGGTTGATCAAACTTGATTGAGTTAACTCGAGTTTAGTTTCAATATTTGATTAATATGTTAGTTGGTTGAGTGAGacgtcaagtgggtcaaagttgatcggatacttgatagTCGGTAAATATCTTTGTTGACTAAAGCAAAGATGTCAAGTTGGTCGAAGTTGACAAGTTACTTTATGCAAGTATCCTAGGTTAGTTTTGATGTCGATCAATTGAATTAGATTCTGTGTATTTTGattcattgtgtctaagtgtgcagaaacttagagaCATAATAAGTCAAGCGGAATATGCAGCGAGCGAGAAGGATGATACGAAAAGgaagtcgatgggctcggtgcatttgAGGTATGAGAACTTGCGAAATAGGACACCGGAGGAGTGAGAAGGACGCGCGCAATGCATCTTGTTGAAGATCGTGGCCCggttagaagggggttgaataattGATTACCCTAAGTCAATTATCTTTCTACAAGTTATTAGTTTGCATAGCGGAAATACTAAAAGcaatatgtaagaagaaatgaatgCAAACTCTAACACGTTAacttaacgtggttcagagataacttgcttcTAGTCCACGGCTTGCCCTTTAGGTGGTCGAACtctatccatcggtggattagtcaTTGTCAATCTTTGGTTAAAGCTGACTCCTCGGTGGAGTAAAACTTCTCACAAAGTTCTTTTTCTCTTTACAAGATAGAgatttaggtttaggaggaagagaatagacTTGGAAGCTTGAGGGTAAACACTTAGGAGTATTCAATAAGAATTAGTAACCTCTTTCATCCCTCAAAACTTCCTTTAAATAGagtggaaagagttgatcacaagACAACTCATTTCCTGCACCATTCGattggtccatacaccagtcgactggtgtacaccagtcgactggtgtagccgTTGGACATAGCCAACGATACTACGCAGAATCCGAGATTCTGCCAATGACTTCTACCAGCTGACTGGTAACAGTACTAGCTGACTAGTCTTCACAATTATTGGGCACAAAATCATTCTGTGCTCTCGTGaatttggatcagtcgactggtctcagtaccaatcgactgatcccTTACATTCACTCATAGTCATCCTCTCCGAAGTTATCCTTGAAGACTTCTTCCTcgaccttcgtccctcagatgcacttgagcccgcgactcctctccatgtcatccttcacattgccttgaagttCACTTCCCTCGGTCCACTCCTTTGCTTCTCGTCCGacagtcccttggatgcaccatccttcatcgATCTCAAGGACCCGAGCCATAGGATACACTTACCAAACTTGGCCGCATCAAGTTTCTCATGTGTGACTCaccaagtcctgcacaactcaaacaTACATATTAAAGTCATATGAAatataacttaaactctttgacacacatatcAAAAACATGATCCTACTCGACCAAACTTAGGTTGATTGCACTCACatatttgagggacgagaaatcggaagAAAGTCTACTCGAGGAGAAAGATAGAGTTGGGTTTGGATAAACTCAACTCTGGATTGTCGGACCATCACCCAAGAAGAGTGGAGTAAGTGAAAAAAAATCCTAGGTATCATTCTTATTCATCTTTGTGAAATATATACAAGAGTACATGAGTGTTATTACAATCAAGGTGATTATTTAcattctaataataaaaaattatgcaGAGATTATTTCCATAATCTAACAAGGTGATTATTTACATTCTAATAATAAAAGATTATGCAGAGATTGTTTTCATAATCTAATAGTAAGAAAATGGGGCTCCTTGCTGATTCGAAGACCTAATGCGTCTCAGttgattggaggtgcctcagataaTCAGGAattgaggcgcctcagatgaaCTGAGGTGACTGAGATGCCTAGGAACCGTTATAGAGCGGATAAGTATTGGATTCCAGCTCAGCACAACCAAGGCGCCTCCGATGAACTGAGGCACCTCTGATGCCGCCAAATCAAAAAGTGGCCATTGTAAAATTCAGCGTTGGAGGTGCCCTGAATTGTCACGCTAGTAAAATAGTCATTTTGACTAGTGCACTataaatagtgccttagagatagTTGCAAAGTATacatttagtattttattttctaagcTCTGTATTTCATTTCGTGGTTTCAAACAcagtaagaggctactccacctctGACCTTGTCGAAGATGGAGATTGATAGTGCTTTCACAGTTttaaattaacaaccacctagattgtaaccaaataaattctttgagccttttactttactttttatgttattttttttaaatttaattagtatGTCCTTTCTAGCAAGCTAGCAAGAGAAAGAGTTAAATTCTTATttacaggctattcacccccctttaccCATTCTACCCAAtcctacaagtgatatcagagtctaACCGTCTTAGAAGGAATAACGGCTGATTAAAACAACAAAAATGATCGGATCAAGTATttatccaccaaagttcgagtGGGAGTTCATGCTTTGGAAGTGTccaatggaggtatttttcaaaatcgattttgatatacttttaactattaaatatggttttgaaacACAGAGagatgagaatggagaagaaaatgaAGAGCACCAATGGAACAAAAAGCAGCAAATCGATTTTTTGGCCAACAacaaagtagagtttcatctgTTGAGCGTACCGCCATCCTAAGAAATCAACCAGATGAATGCCTATGACTCCACCAAAGGActctggagcttcatgaaggcatcTCAGAATTCAAACTAGCGAGATAGGTTCTGCTCCGAAATTAACTAACAAACCTCCAGATATAAAAGGGAGAAAATATGGCGCAATTGCACACGAAGCTCAAGTATCTGATAATGGGACTCACCAACCTCGGAGCAATGGTAACGAATTGAGGCTCACTCAAATACACGCTAAACACTTTTTCGAGAACCTAAAAGTGGACATCAATAATGGATTCTTATTACATCTCAAAGGACATGGAGGTAAATattttagaagagttattttcgacTTTGGAATTACACGAATCTCTATGTGTAGGATTTAAATGGGGAGTCTCAACATGGAGGAATTGCACTAACGACCAATCATTTACCTAAAGAGGACAAAAGCTCTTTGGAAGAGAGCAACGATGAATGGGGAGTCTCAACCTACGAATCTGACACAGTAAGAAAGGTAAGTAACCTTTCCTTTGATCAACTTTATGATGCTAAAAAAATACTATCTAGAACCTTATGCAAATTACAAATCAAGTGTGTGGATCTAAAAAGCATTAATACCgacttagaaaataaaataaaaaatacatgcTTAAAGGAAGAATTTGATAACGTTAAAAttgaaaaagtaaaattaaaaaaatcaaatagaaacaatagaaaataattattcatgctcagtttcaaattttttataaatttcaaattttagaagTTATGGAGGGtttaattggtatattagaaattaTAAGAACCCAATTACAAAAATGTCAAAATATGACATTCCATGAAGATATCCGTTGAATGTTGAATTCAGTAGGTaggaatttattttagattttaaaatctattttgacctattcatttttttaatttaattactagAAATAAATGTAAGTGAATTATTGACAATATTGGTTAAATTATTGTTTCGTATACTTTCTTTTCAA
Coding sequences:
- the LOC122049577 gene encoding non-specific lipid transfer protein GPI-anchored 1-like, giving the protein MMCASSSWLLLLLLLCVVVAAAADNSLQQQCTESTSSLTPCMDYGSGSSDRPNSDCCDTVRNIRGTNPVCLCYAVQQTHNCSSPWSTLGLKVERLLMLAGACNLDNSNASNCNALLNLSPTSPDYSIFTNTTQASNSSCDVSVSPSKASMHQINICVTFAIGLAMATFLS